One Cicer arietinum cultivar CDC Frontier isolate Library 1 chromosome 8, Cicar.CDCFrontier_v2.0, whole genome shotgun sequence DNA segment encodes these proteins:
- the LOC101493911 gene encoding probable aquaporin PIP1-2 encodes MEREEDVKIGANKFSEKSALGIGAKSDSKDYKEAPAAPLFEPGELKSWSFYRAGIAEFVATFLFLYISVLTVMGVNRSTSKCASVGIQGIAWAFGGMIFALVYCTAGISGGHINPAVTFGLFLARKLSLTRAVFYIIMQCLGAICGAGVVKGFEGNARYEMYKGGANVVNPGYTKGDGLGAEIVGTFVLVYTVFSATDAKRNARDSHVPILAPLPIGFAVFLVHLATIPITGTGINPARSLGAAIIYNREHAWDDQWIFWVGPFIGAALAALYHQIIIRAIPFKARG; translated from the exons ATGGAGAGGGAAGAAGATGTGAAAATTGGAGCAAACAAATTCTCAGAAAAGAGTGCATTAGGCATAGGAGCTAAAAGTGACAGCAAAGACTACAAAGAAGCACCAGCAGCACCATTGTTTGAGCCAGGGGAGTTGAAGTCATGGTCTTTCTATAGAGCTGGAATTGCTGAGTTTGTTGCCACATTCTTGTTTCTTTACATCAGTGTTTTAACTGTGATGGGTGTTAACAGGTCAACTTCTAAGTGTGCCTCTGTTGGTATTCAAGGTATTGCTTGGGCTTTTGGTGGTATGATCTTTGCCCTTGTTTACTGCACTGCTGGAAtttcag GTGGGCACATAAATCCAGCTGTGACCTTTGGTCTATTTTTGGCTAGGAAACTGTCCTTAACAAGGGCAGTATTCTACATAATAATGCAGTGTCTTGGAGCTATCTGTGGTGCTGGTGTGGTGAAGGGTTTTGAAGGTAATGCACGTTATGAGATGTACAAAGGTGGAGCAAATGTTGTGAATCCTGGATACACCAAGGGTGATGGTCTTGGAGCTGAGATTGTTGGCACTTTTGTTCTTGTCTACACTGTCTTCTCCGCCACCGATGCCAAAAGAAACGCCAGAGACTCTCACGTTCCG ATTTTGGCCCCACTTCCAATTGGGTTTGCAGTGTTCTTGGTTCACTTGGCAACTATTCCCATAACAGGAACAGGCATTAACCCAGCAAGGAGTCTTGGTGCTGCCATAATATACAACAGAGAGCATGCTTGGGATGACCAGTGGATATTCTGGGTTGGACCTTTCATTGGAGCTGCACTTGCTGCTTTATATCACCAGATTATCATACGAGCTATTCCTTTCAAGGCAAGGggttaa